In the Brassica napus cultivar Da-Ae chromosome A7, Da-Ae, whole genome shotgun sequence genome, one interval contains:
- the LOC106447226 gene encoding AT-rich interactive domain-containing protein 3-like isoform X2 yields the protein METDRVGQETETEEQSLDNATDDKNPKETVGEDDPESEHKDSPPPMVTEEGTNDDDPPKIDDEKNSQLETTTHLTPSPEADTCTLEKADDDLSKPTVEDSLEQSIASNKVSSDVLRNDRDSAMVDEDTAVVHEETTTVPLSEDKGSPRHHANAVTEEEKPAEEDDMTSSGEQNEITVTPDTKLSEDKGSPLHTADTLMEQQDRTEEEHDMTSSGDHTEIALSPDPKLSEDKGSPLHHAQDKTVEEHDMTSSGEHKEFPVIPDTKLSEEDKGSPLHLANTVTEQDKTAEEHDIISSGEQKEFLVNPDTKVLEENNDKIDEGEANNMNLADDGSKPVDHDQGLEVPGSETVSNLEDNKPSEPLIEPPANLEKEPVMPATENDKLSDILAPGVSGDSDKGLSLLPATQTSSDHNEGVATLEAEPIEDMELDVPDSKLVTDAGIDSTNNNDVNVDAPNAEKKDYSIVLVPERSDADENASVRLDPGPPCVVSSDTKGLLSGGLNNGVHKIGQPPSGLDGAMSANQAAPGCDGTMSAKRSFLLDDASDGNESGTEEDQSAFMKELYQFFRERSMDFKPPKFYGEGLNCLKLFRAVIRLGGYDKVTGCKLWRQVGESFRPPKTCTTVSWTFRGFYEKALLEYERHKVMMGELQIPLAIEPEPMNIDNQASGSGRAKRDSAARAMQGWNSQRLNGNGEVNDPAVKDKNLVLHQKREKQMGNTPGVLKRKRPSSTEHAIQVSRPMLDVTVVDVGPPADWVKINVQRTVCYYLENLSNPPTLFYVLINSLFKCPQEDCFEVYALVPGLVREEVRVQSDPAGRLVISGEPENPMNPWGATPFKKVVSLPTRIDPHHTSAVVTLNGQLFVRVPLEQSD from the exons ATGGAGACTGATAGAGTTGGACAGGAAACTGAGACCGAAGAGCAGAGTCTAGATAATGCTACCGATGATAAGAATCCTAAAGAGACAGTAGGAGAGGACGATCCTGAAAGTGAACATAAGGATTCTCCTCCTCCCATGGTCACTGAAGAAGGTACCAACGATGATGATCCACCAAAGATTGATGATGAGAAGAATTCTCAATTAGAAACAACCACGCATCTAACTCCTTCTCCTGAAGCAGATACTTGTACCCTTGAGAAGGCCGATGATGATCTATCAAAGCCTACTGTGGAAGACTCTTTAGAGCAGAGCATTGCGTCCAACAAAGTAAGTTCGGATGTCTTGAGAAATGACAGAGATTCTGCTATGGTTGACGAAGATACTGCAGTTGTCCATGAAGAAACGACCACAGTACCACTCTCGGAGGACAAAGGATCGCCACGTCATCATGCTAATGCTGTGACGGAGGAGGAAAAACctgcagaagaagatgatatgACATCCTCAGGAGAACAAAACGAGATTACAGTCACTCCTGATACCAAACTCTCGGAAGACAAAGGATCACCGCTTCATACTGCTGATACTTTAATGGAGCAGCAGGATAGAACTGAAGAAGAACATGACATGACATCCTCAGGAGACCACACCGAGATTGCACTTTCACCTGATCCCAAACTCTCCGAGGACAAAGGTTCACCGCTTCATCATGCTCAGGACAAAACTGTTGAAGAACATGACATGACATCCTCAGGAGAACATAAAGAGTTTCCAGTGATTCCTGATACCAAACTCTCAGAGGAGGACAAAGGATCACCGCTCCATCTTGCTAACACTGTAACGGAGCAGGACAAAACTGCAGAAGAACATGACATCATATCCTCAGGAGAACAGAAAGAGTTTCTAGTCAATCCTGACACCAAAGTTCTTGAGGAGAACAATGACAAGATAGACGAGGGGGAGGCTAACAATATGAACTTGGCTGACGATGGAAGTAAGCCGGTAGATCATGATCAAGGGCTAGAGGTGCCTGGTTCTGAGACCGTATCAAACCTGGAGGATAATAAGCCATCCGAGCCTCTAATAGAACCCCCAGCGAATTTGGAAAAGGAGCCAGTCATGCCTGCCACAGAAAATGACAAACTCTCTGATATTTTGGCTCCTGGAGTTTCAGGAGACAGTGACAAAGGGTTGTCTCTCTTGCCCGCTACCCAGACTTCATCAGACCATAACGAAGGAGTCGCTACACTTGAGGCTGAACCTATAGAAGACATGGAACTTGATGTACCTGATTCTAAATTGGTCACTGATGCTGGTATTGACTCTACTAATAACAACGATGTGAATGTTGACGCTCCTAATGCTGAAAAGAAAGATTATTCTATAGTATTAGTACCTGAGAGAAGTGATGCTGATGAGAATGCATCAGTGAGACTTGACCCTGGTCCTCCTTGTGTTGTCTCTTCTGATACAAAGGGGTTGTTAAGTGGAGGCTTGAATAATGGGGTCCATAAAATAGGCCAGCCACCATCTGGTTTAGATGGGGCCATGAGCGCAAATCAGGCAGCACCTGGTTGTGATGGGACCATGAGCGCAAAGCGCTCCTTCCTCTTGGATGACGCGTCGGATGGCAATGAATCTGGAACGGAGGAGGATCAATCTGCTTTTATGAAAGAATTATACCAGTTTTTTAGAGAGAGAAGCATGGACTTTAAACCTCCAAAGTTTTATGGGGAGGGACTAAACTGCCTTAA GTTGTTTAGAGCTGTAATTAGATTGGGCGGTTATGACAAG GTTACTGGATGCAAACTATGGAGGCAAGTAGGAGAGTCTTTCAGGCCCCCAAA GACATGTACAACAGTGTCATGGACTTTCAGAGGTTTTTACGAAAAG GCTCTTCTTGAATATGAGCGGCATAAAGTCATGATGGGTGAACTACAGATACCCCTTGCTATTGAACCAGAACCGATGAATATTGATAATCAG GCTTCTGGATCTGGTAGAGCGAAAAGAGATTCAGCAGCCCGTGCTATGCAAGGTTGGAATTCACAACGTCTTAATGGAAACGGTGAAGTTAATGACCCTGCAGTTAAG GATAAGAATTTAGTTCTTCATCAAAAGCGAGAAAAACAGATGGGAAACACCCCTG GTGTGCTGAAACGCAAGAGGCCTTCGTCTACTGAGCATGCCATCCAAGTGTCTAGACCTAT GTTGGATGTGACAGTTGTTGATGTTGGACCACCAGCTGACTGGGTGAAGATTAACGTACAGAGGACGGTATGTTACTATCTTGAAAATCTGAGCAATCCACCTACCTTGTTTTATGTATTAATTAATAGTCTCTTCAAATGTCCACAGGAAGATTGCTTTGAGGTTTATGCATTAGTCCCAGGACTAGTCCGTGAAGAG GTCCGAGTCCAATCAGATCCGGCAGGACGGTTGGTAATAAGTGGCGAACCAGAGAACCCTATGAATCCATGGGGAGCTACTCCTTTCAAAAAG GTGGTTAGTTTGCCGACAAGGATTGATCCGCATCATACATCGGCTGTGGTAACCTTAAACGGGCAGTTATTCGTCCGTGTGCCACTTGAGCAATCTGATTAG
- the LOC106447226 gene encoding AT-rich interactive domain-containing protein 3-like isoform X5: METDRVGQETETEEQSLDNATDDKNPKETVGEDDPESEHKDSPPPMVTEEDTCTLEKADDDLSKPTVEDSLEQSIASNKVSSDVLRNDRDSAMVDEDTAVVHEETTTVPLSEDKGSPRHHANAVTEEEKPAEEDDMTSSGEQNEITVTPDTKLSEDKGSPLHTADTLMEQQDRTEEEHDMTSSGDHTEIALSPDPKLSEDKGSPLHHAQDKTVEEHDMTSSGEHKEFPVIPDTKLSEEDKGSPLHLANTVTEQDKTAEEHDIISSGEQKEFLVNPDTKVLEENNDKIDEGEANNMNLADDGSKPVDHDQGLEVPGSETVSNLEDNKPSEPLIEPPANLEKEPVMPATENDKLSDILAPGVSGDSDKGLSLLPATQTSSDHNEGVATLEAEPIEDMELDVPDSKLVTDAGIDSTNNNDVNVDAPNAEKKDYSIVLVPERSDADENASVRLDPGPPCVVSSDTKGLLSGGLNNGVHKIGQPPSGLDGAMSANQAAPGCDGTMSAKRSFLLDDASDGNESGTEEDQSAFMKELYQFFRERSMDFKPPKFYGEGLNCLKLFRAVIRLGGYDKVTGCKLWRQVGESFRPPKTCTTVSWTFRGFYEKALLEYERHKVMMGELQIPLAIEPEPMNIDNQASGSGRAKRDSAARAMQGWNSQRLNGNGEVNDPAVKDKNLVLHQKREKQMGNTPGVLKRKRPSSTEHAIQVSRPMLDVTVVDVGPPADWVKINVQRTVCYYLENLSNPPTLFYVLINSLFKCPQEDCFEVYALVPGLVREEVRVQSDPAGRLVISGEPENPMNPWGATPFKKVVSLPTRIDPHHTSAVVTLNGQLFVRVPLEQSD, from the exons ATGGAGACTGATAGAGTTGGACAGGAAACTGAGACCGAAGAGCAGAGTCTAGATAATGCTACCGATGATAAGAATCCTAAAGAGACAGTAGGAGAGGACGATCCTGAAAGTGAACATAAGGATTCTCCTCCTCCCATGGTCACTGAAGAAG ATACTTGTACCCTTGAGAAGGCCGATGATGATCTATCAAAGCCTACTGTGGAAGACTCTTTAGAGCAGAGCATTGCGTCCAACAAAGTAAGTTCGGATGTCTTGAGAAATGACAGAGATTCTGCTATGGTTGACGAAGATACTGCAGTTGTCCATGAAGAAACGACCACAGTACCACTCTCGGAGGACAAAGGATCGCCACGTCATCATGCTAATGCTGTGACGGAGGAGGAAAAACctgcagaagaagatgatatgACATCCTCAGGAGAACAAAACGAGATTACAGTCACTCCTGATACCAAACTCTCGGAAGACAAAGGATCACCGCTTCATACTGCTGATACTTTAATGGAGCAGCAGGATAGAACTGAAGAAGAACATGACATGACATCCTCAGGAGACCACACCGAGATTGCACTTTCACCTGATCCCAAACTCTCCGAGGACAAAGGTTCACCGCTTCATCATGCTCAGGACAAAACTGTTGAAGAACATGACATGACATCCTCAGGAGAACATAAAGAGTTTCCAGTGATTCCTGATACCAAACTCTCAGAGGAGGACAAAGGATCACCGCTCCATCTTGCTAACACTGTAACGGAGCAGGACAAAACTGCAGAAGAACATGACATCATATCCTCAGGAGAACAGAAAGAGTTTCTAGTCAATCCTGACACCAAAGTTCTTGAGGAGAACAATGACAAGATAGACGAGGGGGAGGCTAACAATATGAACTTGGCTGACGATGGAAGTAAGCCGGTAGATCATGATCAAGGGCTAGAGGTGCCTGGTTCTGAGACCGTATCAAACCTGGAGGATAATAAGCCATCCGAGCCTCTAATAGAACCCCCAGCGAATTTGGAAAAGGAGCCAGTCATGCCTGCCACAGAAAATGACAAACTCTCTGATATTTTGGCTCCTGGAGTTTCAGGAGACAGTGACAAAGGGTTGTCTCTCTTGCCCGCTACCCAGACTTCATCAGACCATAACGAAGGAGTCGCTACACTTGAGGCTGAACCTATAGAAGACATGGAACTTGATGTACCTGATTCTAAATTGGTCACTGATGCTGGTATTGACTCTACTAATAACAACGATGTGAATGTTGACGCTCCTAATGCTGAAAAGAAAGATTATTCTATAGTATTAGTACCTGAGAGAAGTGATGCTGATGAGAATGCATCAGTGAGACTTGACCCTGGTCCTCCTTGTGTTGTCTCTTCTGATACAAAGGGGTTGTTAAGTGGAGGCTTGAATAATGGGGTCCATAAAATAGGCCAGCCACCATCTGGTTTAGATGGGGCCATGAGCGCAAATCAGGCAGCACCTGGTTGTGATGGGACCATGAGCGCAAAGCGCTCCTTCCTCTTGGATGACGCGTCGGATGGCAATGAATCTGGAACGGAGGAGGATCAATCTGCTTTTATGAAAGAATTATACCAGTTTTTTAGAGAGAGAAGCATGGACTTTAAACCTCCAAAGTTTTATGGGGAGGGACTAAACTGCCTTAA GTTGTTTAGAGCTGTAATTAGATTGGGCGGTTATGACAAG GTTACTGGATGCAAACTATGGAGGCAAGTAGGAGAGTCTTTCAGGCCCCCAAA GACATGTACAACAGTGTCATGGACTTTCAGAGGTTTTTACGAAAAG GCTCTTCTTGAATATGAGCGGCATAAAGTCATGATGGGTGAACTACAGATACCCCTTGCTATTGAACCAGAACCGATGAATATTGATAATCAG GCTTCTGGATCTGGTAGAGCGAAAAGAGATTCAGCAGCCCGTGCTATGCAAGGTTGGAATTCACAACGTCTTAATGGAAACGGTGAAGTTAATGACCCTGCAGTTAAG GATAAGAATTTAGTTCTTCATCAAAAGCGAGAAAAACAGATGGGAAACACCCCTG GTGTGCTGAAACGCAAGAGGCCTTCGTCTACTGAGCATGCCATCCAAGTGTCTAGACCTAT GTTGGATGTGACAGTTGTTGATGTTGGACCACCAGCTGACTGGGTGAAGATTAACGTACAGAGGACGGTATGTTACTATCTTGAAAATCTGAGCAATCCACCTACCTTGTTTTATGTATTAATTAATAGTCTCTTCAAATGTCCACAGGAAGATTGCTTTGAGGTTTATGCATTAGTCCCAGGACTAGTCCGTGAAGAG GTCCGAGTCCAATCAGATCCGGCAGGACGGTTGGTAATAAGTGGCGAACCAGAGAACCCTATGAATCCATGGGGAGCTACTCCTTTCAAAAAG GTGGTTAGTTTGCCGACAAGGATTGATCCGCATCATACATCGGCTGTGGTAACCTTAAACGGGCAGTTATTCGTCCGTGTGCCACTTGAGCAATCTGATTAG
- the LOC106447226 gene encoding AT-rich interactive domain-containing protein 3-like isoform X4 yields METDRVGQETETEEQSLDNATDDKNPKETVGEDDPESEHKDSPPPMVTEEGTNDDDPPKIDDEKNSQLETTTHLTPSPEADTCTLEKADDDLSKPTVEDSLEQSIASNKVSSDVLRNDRDSAMVDEDTAVVHEETTTVPLSEDKGSPRHHANAVTEEEKPAEEDDMTSSGEQNEITVTPDTKLSEDKGSPLHTADTLMEQQDRTEEEHDMTSSGDHTEIALSPDPKLSEDKGSPLHHAQDKTVEEHDMTSSGEHKEFPVIPDTKLSEEDKGSPLHLANTVTEQDKTAEEHDIISSGEQKEFLVNPDTKVLEENNDKIDEGEANNMNLADDGSKPVDHDQGLEVPGSETVSNLEDNKPSEPLIEPPANLEKEPVMPATENDKLSDILAPGVSGDSDKGLSLLPATQTSSDHNEGVATLEAEPIEDMELDVPDSKLVTDAGIDSTNNNDVNVDAPNAEKKDYSIVLVPERSDADENASVRLDPGPPCVVSSDTKGLLSGGLNNGVHKIGQPPSGLDGAMSANQAAPGCDGTMSAKRSFLLDDASDGNESGTEEDQSAFMKELYQFFRERSMDFKPPKFYGEGLNCLKLFRAVIRLGGYDKVTGCKLWRQVGESFRPPKTCTTVSWTFRGFYEKALLEYERHKVMMGELQIPLAIEPEPMNIDNQASGSGRAKRDSAARAMQGWNSQRLNGNGEVNDPAVKDKNLVLHQKREKQMGNTPGVLKRKRPSSTEHAIQVSRPMLDVTVVDVGPPADWVKINVQRTEDCFEVYALVPGLVREEVRVQSDPAGRLVISGEPENPMNPWGATPFKKVVSLPTRIDPHHTSAVVTLNGQLFVRVPLEQSD; encoded by the exons ATGGAGACTGATAGAGTTGGACAGGAAACTGAGACCGAAGAGCAGAGTCTAGATAATGCTACCGATGATAAGAATCCTAAAGAGACAGTAGGAGAGGACGATCCTGAAAGTGAACATAAGGATTCTCCTCCTCCCATGGTCACTGAAGAAGGTACCAACGATGATGATCCACCAAAGATTGATGATGAGAAGAATTCTCAATTAGAAACAACCACGCATCTAACTCCTTCTCCTGAAGCAGATACTTGTACCCTTGAGAAGGCCGATGATGATCTATCAAAGCCTACTGTGGAAGACTCTTTAGAGCAGAGCATTGCGTCCAACAAAGTAAGTTCGGATGTCTTGAGAAATGACAGAGATTCTGCTATGGTTGACGAAGATACTGCAGTTGTCCATGAAGAAACGACCACAGTACCACTCTCGGAGGACAAAGGATCGCCACGTCATCATGCTAATGCTGTGACGGAGGAGGAAAAACctgcagaagaagatgatatgACATCCTCAGGAGAACAAAACGAGATTACAGTCACTCCTGATACCAAACTCTCGGAAGACAAAGGATCACCGCTTCATACTGCTGATACTTTAATGGAGCAGCAGGATAGAACTGAAGAAGAACATGACATGACATCCTCAGGAGACCACACCGAGATTGCACTTTCACCTGATCCCAAACTCTCCGAGGACAAAGGTTCACCGCTTCATCATGCTCAGGACAAAACTGTTGAAGAACATGACATGACATCCTCAGGAGAACATAAAGAGTTTCCAGTGATTCCTGATACCAAACTCTCAGAGGAGGACAAAGGATCACCGCTCCATCTTGCTAACACTGTAACGGAGCAGGACAAAACTGCAGAAGAACATGACATCATATCCTCAGGAGAACAGAAAGAGTTTCTAGTCAATCCTGACACCAAAGTTCTTGAGGAGAACAATGACAAGATAGACGAGGGGGAGGCTAACAATATGAACTTGGCTGACGATGGAAGTAAGCCGGTAGATCATGATCAAGGGCTAGAGGTGCCTGGTTCTGAGACCGTATCAAACCTGGAGGATAATAAGCCATCCGAGCCTCTAATAGAACCCCCAGCGAATTTGGAAAAGGAGCCAGTCATGCCTGCCACAGAAAATGACAAACTCTCTGATATTTTGGCTCCTGGAGTTTCAGGAGACAGTGACAAAGGGTTGTCTCTCTTGCCCGCTACCCAGACTTCATCAGACCATAACGAAGGAGTCGCTACACTTGAGGCTGAACCTATAGAAGACATGGAACTTGATGTACCTGATTCTAAATTGGTCACTGATGCTGGTATTGACTCTACTAATAACAACGATGTGAATGTTGACGCTCCTAATGCTGAAAAGAAAGATTATTCTATAGTATTAGTACCTGAGAGAAGTGATGCTGATGAGAATGCATCAGTGAGACTTGACCCTGGTCCTCCTTGTGTTGTCTCTTCTGATACAAAGGGGTTGTTAAGTGGAGGCTTGAATAATGGGGTCCATAAAATAGGCCAGCCACCATCTGGTTTAGATGGGGCCATGAGCGCAAATCAGGCAGCACCTGGTTGTGATGGGACCATGAGCGCAAAGCGCTCCTTCCTCTTGGATGACGCGTCGGATGGCAATGAATCTGGAACGGAGGAGGATCAATCTGCTTTTATGAAAGAATTATACCAGTTTTTTAGAGAGAGAAGCATGGACTTTAAACCTCCAAAGTTTTATGGGGAGGGACTAAACTGCCTTAA GTTGTTTAGAGCTGTAATTAGATTGGGCGGTTATGACAAG GTTACTGGATGCAAACTATGGAGGCAAGTAGGAGAGTCTTTCAGGCCCCCAAA GACATGTACAACAGTGTCATGGACTTTCAGAGGTTTTTACGAAAAG GCTCTTCTTGAATATGAGCGGCATAAAGTCATGATGGGTGAACTACAGATACCCCTTGCTATTGAACCAGAACCGATGAATATTGATAATCAG GCTTCTGGATCTGGTAGAGCGAAAAGAGATTCAGCAGCCCGTGCTATGCAAGGTTGGAATTCACAACGTCTTAATGGAAACGGTGAAGTTAATGACCCTGCAGTTAAG GATAAGAATTTAGTTCTTCATCAAAAGCGAGAAAAACAGATGGGAAACACCCCTG GTGTGCTGAAACGCAAGAGGCCTTCGTCTACTGAGCATGCCATCCAAGTGTCTAGACCTAT GTTGGATGTGACAGTTGTTGATGTTGGACCACCAGCTGACTGGGTGAAGATTAACGTACAGAGGACG GAAGATTGCTTTGAGGTTTATGCATTAGTCCCAGGACTAGTCCGTGAAGAG GTCCGAGTCCAATCAGATCCGGCAGGACGGTTGGTAATAAGTGGCGAACCAGAGAACCCTATGAATCCATGGGGAGCTACTCCTTTCAAAAAG GTGGTTAGTTTGCCGACAAGGATTGATCCGCATCATACATCGGCTGTGGTAACCTTAAACGGGCAGTTATTCGTCCGTGTGCCACTTGAGCAATCTGATTAG
- the LOC106447226 gene encoding AT-rich interactive domain-containing protein 3-like isoform X3, with product MENITEMETDRVGQETETEEQSLDNATDDKNPKETVGEDDPESEHKDSPPPMVTEEGTNDDDPPKIDDEKNSQLETTTHLTPSPEADTCTLEKADDDLSKPTVEDSLEQSIASNKVSSDVLRNDRDSAMVDEDTAVVHEETTTVPLSEDKGSPRHHANAVTEEEKPAEEDDMTSSGEQNEITVTPDTKLSEDKGSPLHTADTLMEQQDRTEEEHDMTSSGDHTEIALSPDPKLSEDKGSPLHHAQDKTVEEHDMTSSGEHKEFPVIPDTKLSEEDKGSPLHLANTVTEQDKTAEEHDIISSGEQKEFLVNPDTKVLEENNDKIDEGEANNMNLADDGSKPVDHDQGLEVPGSETVSNLEDNKPSEPLIEPPANLEKEPVMPATENDKLSDILAPGVSGDSDKGLSLLPATQTSSDHNEGVATLEAEPIEDMELDVPDSKLVTDAGIDSTNNNDVNVDAPNAEKKDYSIVLVPERSDADENASVRLDPGPPCVVSSDTKGLLSGGLNNGVHKIGQPPSGLDGAMSANQAAPGCDGTMSAKRSFLLDDASDGNESGTEEDQSAFMKELYQFFRERSMDFKPPKFYGEGLNCLKLFRAVIRLGGYDKVTGCKLWRQVGESFRPPKTCTTVSWTFRGFYEKALLEYERHKVMMGELQIPLAIEPEPMNIDNQASGSGRAKRDSAARAMQGWNSQRLNGNGEVNDPAVKDKNLVLHQKREKQMGNTPGVLKRKRPSSTEHAIQVSRPMLDVTVVDVGPPADWVKINVQRTEDCFEVYALVPGLVREEVRVQSDPAGRLVISGEPENPMNPWGATPFKKVVSLPTRIDPHHTSAVVTLNGQLFVRVPLEQSD from the exons ATGGAGAATATAACAGAAATGGAGACTGATAGAGTTGGACAGGAAACTGAGACCGAAGAGCAGAGTCTAGATAATGCTACCGATGATAAGAATCCTAAAGAGACAGTAGGAGAGGACGATCCTGAAAGTGAACATAAGGATTCTCCTCCTCCCATGGTCACTGAAGAAGGTACCAACGATGATGATCCACCAAAGATTGATGATGAGAAGAATTCTCAATTAGAAACAACCACGCATCTAACTCCTTCTCCTGAAGCAGATACTTGTACCCTTGAGAAGGCCGATGATGATCTATCAAAGCCTACTGTGGAAGACTCTTTAGAGCAGAGCATTGCGTCCAACAAAGTAAGTTCGGATGTCTTGAGAAATGACAGAGATTCTGCTATGGTTGACGAAGATACTGCAGTTGTCCATGAAGAAACGACCACAGTACCACTCTCGGAGGACAAAGGATCGCCACGTCATCATGCTAATGCTGTGACGGAGGAGGAAAAACctgcagaagaagatgatatgACATCCTCAGGAGAACAAAACGAGATTACAGTCACTCCTGATACCAAACTCTCGGAAGACAAAGGATCACCGCTTCATACTGCTGATACTTTAATGGAGCAGCAGGATAGAACTGAAGAAGAACATGACATGACATCCTCAGGAGACCACACCGAGATTGCACTTTCACCTGATCCCAAACTCTCCGAGGACAAAGGTTCACCGCTTCATCATGCTCAGGACAAAACTGTTGAAGAACATGACATGACATCCTCAGGAGAACATAAAGAGTTTCCAGTGATTCCTGATACCAAACTCTCAGAGGAGGACAAAGGATCACCGCTCCATCTTGCTAACACTGTAACGGAGCAGGACAAAACTGCAGAAGAACATGACATCATATCCTCAGGAGAACAGAAAGAGTTTCTAGTCAATCCTGACACCAAAGTTCTTGAGGAGAACAATGACAAGATAGACGAGGGGGAGGCTAACAATATGAACTTGGCTGACGATGGAAGTAAGCCGGTAGATCATGATCAAGGGCTAGAGGTGCCTGGTTCTGAGACCGTATCAAACCTGGAGGATAATAAGCCATCCGAGCCTCTAATAGAACCCCCAGCGAATTTGGAAAAGGAGCCAGTCATGCCTGCCACAGAAAATGACAAACTCTCTGATATTTTGGCTCCTGGAGTTTCAGGAGACAGTGACAAAGGGTTGTCTCTCTTGCCCGCTACCCAGACTTCATCAGACCATAACGAAGGAGTCGCTACACTTGAGGCTGAACCTATAGAAGACATGGAACTTGATGTACCTGATTCTAAATTGGTCACTGATGCTGGTATTGACTCTACTAATAACAACGATGTGAATGTTGACGCTCCTAATGCTGAAAAGAAAGATTATTCTATAGTATTAGTACCTGAGAGAAGTGATGCTGATGAGAATGCATCAGTGAGACTTGACCCTGGTCCTCCTTGTGTTGTCTCTTCTGATACAAAGGGGTTGTTAAGTGGAGGCTTGAATAATGGGGTCCATAAAATAGGCCAGCCACCATCTGGTTTAGATGGGGCCATGAGCGCAAATCAGGCAGCACCTGGTTGTGATGGGACCATGAGCGCAAAGCGCTCCTTCCTCTTGGATGACGCGTCGGATGGCAATGAATCTGGAACGGAGGAGGATCAATCTGCTTTTATGAAAGAATTATACCAGTTTTTTAGAGAGAGAAGCATGGACTTTAAACCTCCAAAGTTTTATGGGGAGGGACTAAACTGCCTTAA GTTGTTTAGAGCTGTAATTAGATTGGGCGGTTATGACAAG GTTACTGGATGCAAACTATGGAGGCAAGTAGGAGAGTCTTTCAGGCCCCCAAA GACATGTACAACAGTGTCATGGACTTTCAGAGGTTTTTACGAAAAG GCTCTTCTTGAATATGAGCGGCATAAAGTCATGATGGGTGAACTACAGATACCCCTTGCTATTGAACCAGAACCGATGAATATTGATAATCAG GCTTCTGGATCTGGTAGAGCGAAAAGAGATTCAGCAGCCCGTGCTATGCAAGGTTGGAATTCACAACGTCTTAATGGAAACGGTGAAGTTAATGACCCTGCAGTTAAG GATAAGAATTTAGTTCTTCATCAAAAGCGAGAAAAACAGATGGGAAACACCCCTG GTGTGCTGAAACGCAAGAGGCCTTCGTCTACTGAGCATGCCATCCAAGTGTCTAGACCTAT GTTGGATGTGACAGTTGTTGATGTTGGACCACCAGCTGACTGGGTGAAGATTAACGTACAGAGGACG GAAGATTGCTTTGAGGTTTATGCATTAGTCCCAGGACTAGTCCGTGAAGAG GTCCGAGTCCAATCAGATCCGGCAGGACGGTTGGTAATAAGTGGCGAACCAGAGAACCCTATGAATCCATGGGGAGCTACTCCTTTCAAAAAG GTGGTTAGTTTGCCGACAAGGATTGATCCGCATCATACATCGGCTGTGGTAACCTTAAACGGGCAGTTATTCGTCCGTGTGCCACTTGAGCAATCTGATTAG